One window of Channa argus isolate prfri chromosome 4, Channa argus male v1.0, whole genome shotgun sequence genomic DNA carries:
- the LOC137125989 gene encoding trace amine-associated receptor 13c-like, protein MDSTDGLPLCFPNLNSSCRRLLRPPSEAALLYTLLAFVSLLTVILNFLVIFSISHFRQLHTPTNTLLLSLAVSDLLLGMLIMPIEGLHYIETCWMLGRLMCALSPYVLYSLISISLGDMVLISVVRYLTICDPLNYKSKITMTNVNICISLCWTSSTIYNRLILREHLENPERFNSCHGECVVVIDHIPGTVDLFVTFVGPSTVMVVLYMRVFLVAVSQARVIQSQTAAPNARVAPTAKKSQGKAARTLGILIVVFLMCFCPSYYPTLVGEVISTGLSFYSVLNWILLMNSCLNPLIYALFYPWFRKAIKLIFTFKILQSHSRDVMII, encoded by the coding sequence ATGGACAGCACAGACGGCCTCCCGCTCTGCTTCCCCAACCTCAACTCCTCCTGCAGACGACTTCTACGACCTCCATCTGAGGCTGCTCTACTCTACACTCTGCTCGCCTttgtctctctgctcactgtgatACTCaattttcttgtcattttttcCATCTCACACTTCCGGCAGCTTCACACCCCGACCAACACCTTGCtactctctctggctgtgtccgACCTGCTGTTGGGGATGCTGATAATGCCTATTGAAGGCCTGCATTACATTGAGACATGCTGGATGCTGGGGAGGCTAATGTGCGCTCTGAGTCCTTATGTTTTATACTCTCTGATCTCTATATCATTGGGTGACATGGTGCTCATATCCGTAGTACGTTATCTGACCATCTGTGACCCACTGAACTACAAGTCTAAGATCACCATGACTAATGTTAAcatctgtatctctctctgttGGACATCTTcaacaatatacaacagattaATTCTCAGGGAACACTTAGAAAACCCTGAAAGATTCAACTCCTGCCACGGAGAATGTGTGGTGGTCATCGATCACATTCCAGGGACTGTTGATCtctttgtcacatttgttgGGCCTTCTACTGTCATGGTTGTGCTGTATATGAGGGTCTTCCTGGTTGCCGTTTCACAGGCACGTGTAATTCAGTCACAGACTGCTGCTCCTAACGCTAGAGTGGCTCCCACTGCTAAGAAATCACAGGGGAaggcagccaggactcttgggaTTCTGATAgttgtgtttttgatgtgtttctgtccatCTTATTATCCTACTCTGGTTGGTGAAGTCATCTCCACTGGCTTGTCCTTTTACTCAGTATTAAATTGGATCCTACTGATGAACTCTTGTTTAAACCCTCTAATTTATGCACTGTTCtatccctggtttagaaaagcaaTTAAATTAATCTTTACATTCAAAATACTGCAATCTCACTCCCGGGATGTTATGATCATTTAA